CGCCCGCGTCGCGAGGTCGTCAGGACCGACGTCGGGCACCTGCATCCGGACGGCCCCTGCGGGCAGGGCGGTGGCGGTCCCGAAGGCGACGCCGTCGGCGTCGACGAGGGTCCAGGTGCCCCCGTCGAGGACCCCGACGACGGCGTGGCGCTCGCGGACCGAGACGAGCAGCGTGCTCGGCCAGGACCGGGTCACCTCGACGCTCTCGACGGCGGGCAGCCGCATGACCCGGCGCTCCACGGCACCGGTGTCGACGCGCGCGAGGGGGGTCCCGGCCGGGACACCGGCAGCGAGCTGCACCCGAGAGCTGGTGAGGCGGGAGGTGCCGTCGACGGTGACCTCGGAGACCTTCAGCCAGGGGCTCGCCAGCAGCAGCCAGCCGAGGGCCACGAAGGGCAACAGCGCGAGCAGGCCGAGGGAGGTACGCCGGAGCCGACGCGACCAGCGGTCCTTGCGCGCAGCCCGCACCCGGGCCTGCCGACGGGGCCCCGCGTCGACGACGGCCTTGGGAACGGCACGGGTGCGGACGGCCGTCGCACTGCCACGCCGGGTCGCGGTCGTGCGGGCGCTCCCGCGGCCGCTCTCGCGGGTCGTCGTGCGCGCGGAGGTCCGCGAGGTCGTGCGCGGCGGGCGTGCCGGGCCGGACGTCACGCCTCCCCCGCAAGGACGCGCAGGACCTCCGGCCCGACCAGCGTCACGTCGCCGGCGCCGAGGGTGAGGACCAGGTCGCCGGCGCGGGCGCGGCGGGCCAGCTCGGCCGGCACCGCCGACCAGGACGGCTCGAAGACGACCTGCTCGGCGGGCAGCGGCACGGCCGAGGCGACCGTGGCGCCGGACGCGCCGGGCACGGGGTCCTCGCCGGCGGCGTAGACCTCCATGACGACGACCTCGTCGGCGAGGCCGAGGGCCGTGCCGAACTCCGCGGCGAAGGCGAGCGTGCGGCTGTAGCGGTGCGGCTGGAAGGCGACGACGAGGCGGCCACCGCCGGCGACCTCGCGGGCCGCGGTGAGCTGGGCGACGAGCTCGGTCGGGTGGTGGGCGTAGTCGTCGTAGACCCGGATGCCCTGCGCGGTGCCCTTGAGCTCCATCCGGCGGCGGACGCCGGTGAACAGCGCGAGGCCCTCCACCAGCTGCGCCTCGGGCAGGCCGAGGCCGATGCCGGTGAGCAGAGCCGCGGCGGAGTTGAGGGCGAGGTGGGCGCCGGGGACGGCCAGCTCGACCTGCGGCAGCCGCCGGCCGAGCAGCACCGGTGACCAGGTCGAGGTGGAACCGCTGATGCGCAGTCCGTCGAGCCGCAGGTCGGCGTCGGCGGACACGCCGTAGGTGCGGACGTCGACCCCGCGGGCCCGGGCGTGCTCGGCGAGCCGCACCGCCCCGGGGTCGTCGGCGCAGGTGACGACGAAGCCCGTGACGGTCGCGACGAAGTCCTCGAAGGCACGGTCGACGGCGGCGGCGTCGCCGTAGTGGTCGAGGTGGTCTGCTTCGACGTTGGTGACGATCGCGGCGTGGGGGCGGTAGGCGAGGAAGGAGCCGTCGCTCTCGTCGGCCTCGACGACGAAGAGGTCACCGCTGCCGTGGTGGGCGTTGCTCGCGGCCTCGTTGAGGTCGCCGCCGATGGCGAAGGACGGGTCGGCGCCGCAGTGCTGCACCGCGACGGTGAGCATCGAGGTGGTGGTCGTCTTGCCGTGGGTACCGGCGACCGCGACCCCCCGACGACCGACCATGAGCGCCGCGAGCGCCTCCGCCCGCAGCAGCACCCGCAGGCCGCGCTCGCGGGCGGCGACCAGCTCGGGGTTGGTCTGGCGGATCGCCGAGGACACCACCACGGTGTCGACGTCGTCGACGTGGGTGGCCTCGTGGCCGAGGTGGACGGTCGCCCCGAGCGCGCGCAGCGCGGCGGTGGTGCGGGAGTCCTTGGCATCACTGCCCGAGACGGTCGCGCCGCGGGCGAGCAGCACCCGCGCGATGCCACTCATGCCGGCGCCGCCGATCCCGACGAGGTGGACGCGACCGAGCTCCTCGCTCATCGGCCCCTCACCGACCCCTCCCGGTGGACGCGGCCTCGTGGACCAGCGCGACCAGCGCGGTGTCGGCGTCGCGGTGACCCAGCGACGCCGCCGCGGCGGACATCACCCCGAGCCGACC
The Mycobacteriales bacterium DNA segment above includes these coding regions:
- a CDS encoding FtsQ-type POTRA domain-containing protein — translated: MTSGPARPPRTTSRTSARTTTRESGRGSARTTATRRGSATAVRTRAVPKAVVDAGPRRQARVRAARKDRWSRRLRRTSLGLLALLPFVALGWLLLASPWLKVSEVTVDGTSRLTSSRVQLAAGVPAGTPLARVDTGAVERRVMRLPAVESVEVTRSWPSTLLVSVRERHAVVGVLDGGTWTLVDADGVAFGTATALPAGAVRMQVPDVGPDDLATRAALAVLSELPKALRDRVAVVRAPSDVAVSLQLRGGRTVVWGAPGDAATKAAAATALLKGSVKVVDVSTPGVATTR
- the murC gene encoding UDP-N-acetylmuramate--L-alanine ligase, with translation MSEELGRVHLVGIGGAGMSGIARVLLARGATVSGSDAKDSRTTAALRALGATVHLGHEATHVDDVDTVVVSSAIRQTNPELVAARERGLRVLLRAEALAALMVGRRGVAVAGTHGKTTTTSMLTVAVQHCGADPSFAIGGDLNEAASNAHHGSGDLFVVEADESDGSFLAYRPHAAIVTNVEADHLDHYGDAAAVDRAFEDFVATVTGFVVTCADDPGAVRLAEHARARGVDVRTYGVSADADLRLDGLRISGSTSTWSPVLLGRRLPQVELAVPGAHLALNSAAALLTGIGLGLPEAQLVEGLALFTGVRRRMELKGTAQGIRVYDDYAHHPTELVAQLTAAREVAGGGRLVVAFQPHRYSRTLAFAAEFGTALGLADEVVVMEVYAAGEDPVPGASGATVASAVPLPAEQVVFEPSWSAVPAELARRARAGDLVLTLGAGDVTLVGPEVLRVLAGEA